The following is a genomic window from Coleofasciculaceae cyanobacterium.
AAGCCATGCACTGATAACGCTCCGCAATCGAGTATCTGCTAAATTAATTGATAGTTTTGTACAATCGGCATTGCTTAAAAATTAATGTCCATTAAAATTAAGACAACTCACAACCTATGAATCCAGACGATCGCAAATTTGCTTTACTAGTATTAGGAATACCCCTAATAGGGTTGCTTTACTGTGGTTTAGGAATAACCGCCATGACATCTTTTGCTATCGTAAGAGAGAATCCATTAGTTTCTGGAGCGATTTTTATTCTGCTGCCATTTTGCATTGCTGCTTATACCTGGATCTCTGCTTCAGCCAAAGCCTATAAAAAGTAGGATCTCGATCTTGTTGCACCAAAATTTAGCAACAAGCTTAAAGCCTCTTGGCAAGCAGATTACCAAAATGTTAAATCAATTTTCCCTAATTTTCCCTAAATAGCGATCGCTCTTTTAAGCTAAAAGTCTATTTATTTATCTAGTTCAGCTTCAATTGCTTGAATCAACTCAGCAGAAGTAGGAGTTACGCCACTACCAAACCGAGCCACAACCTCGCCTTGTTTACCAATCAAAAACTTCTCAAAGTTCCAAGCCACATCACCCTTTGGCTCAACGGAACTAGTGAGAGTTTGATATAAAGGATGCTGCTGTGAACCCTTTGCGTGAACTTTGTCAAACAATTCAAAGCTAATACCGTAGTTAGTTTCGCAAAAATCAGCAATTTCTGCGTTTGTTCCTGGCTCTTGTGCGCCAAAATCGTTACAGGGAAAACCTAATACCCGCAAACCGCGATCGCCATATTGTTGATTTAACTCTTCAAGTCCATGGTATTGAGGAGTATAACCGCAGTAGGAAGCAACATTAACAATTAACAACACCATACCTTTATAGTCGGCAAATTTTTCTTCGTCGCCATCAATTGTTTTTACAGCTATATCAGATATATTGCTCATTTTCTAATTAAGAATTTAATTGATTAAAGATGCCAGATAGTACTTTACCATTCATAGATACTCAAGTAACTAAAGTTAAAGATTTATCCGTCAGAATCTCTTACTCTGCTAACGAGTTGACTAATGATGTCGCTATGCTGGCGCAAGATTATTTACAGTCGTTACTAGAACAACAGGCAACTGTCAGTATTATTCTGGCTACGGGTAATTCACAACTAAAGTTTTTAGATGCGATCGCCAAGCATGGACGCAATTCAATCGCTTCTGGCAACAAACTAGATTGGTCACGGATTATTTTGTTTCACCTGGATGAGTATTTGGGAATTGCCGCCGATCATCCTGGTAGCTTTCGTTATTACCTACGCAGTAAGCTAGAGCAACGAGTACAGCCACGCATTTTTAACTATATAGAAGGAGATGCACTACAGCCTTTAGCAGAATGTTCTCGCTACGCTAATTTATTACAGCAACAGGCGATCGATCTTTGTATGCTGGGTATTGGCGACAATGGACACCTTGCCTTCAATGAGCCTTCTGTGGCTGATTTTAACGATTCTCAAGCAGTAAAGTTAGTTCGATTAGAAACTAAAACCCGACAGCAGCAGGTAAACGGTGGTTATTTTGCCAATCTATCAGACGTGCCTAGCTATGCTTATACCCTGACGATTCCCACAATTTGCGCTGCTAAAAAAATATTTTGTTTGGCGGGGGGGAAACATAAAGCAGAAGTTGTCAAACAGACTTTAACAAGTGCGATCGCGCCAAGTTTTCCCGCAACTATTTTACGTACTTTACCTCAAGCTACGCTGTTTTGTACGGTAAACCATATAAACGATCGCGATTCAACAAGTTTGTCTGAAAAAACAGAAAATTAAATTAATCGGTAATTGTTGAATCAGCTTTAGTTATGTATATATGTCCGTTAGCGGACAAAGATAAGCAAAAAAATTTGCCATACTAAATACCATAAAGAAAAAGACTTAATATAAGTTGTGGCTTCTAAACAGATTTTGATTGTTGATGATAACGATGATTGCACTGCTTTAATCAAATTCGTTCTCGAATCTGAAACCGACTGGCAGATTGCCACAGCTTCTCATGGAAAAGAGGCGATTATCTTAGCAAACTATATCCGACCAGATGCAATCTTGCTGGATATAGTAATGCCCGACCTCAATGGACTAGATGTTTATCGATTGCTTAAGTCGGCTCTAACTACTTGTTATATTCCAATTATATTTATGACGGCTATGCATCCCATCGGGGAAATACTTGAATTGCAAATTAAGGATAGCGTGAAAATAATTACTAAGCCGATGAACATTGACCAACTACAGTATTTAATAAGCGAAGAAATCAGAAACTATAGCTACATAATTAGAGATTGTGTCTAGCTTTACATTGCTAGATCGCTGCGATTAAATTCGGTAGAAAAATAAAATTTTCTGGGTATTAAGCAAAGATAAACATGATGAAGCAGTGTGTTTTAATTATTGATAGTAGCGATGAATTTATCAATCTCATTAAATCTATTTTTTCTAGTTGCGCTAACTGGCAAATTTTAACGGCTTTTACTAAACAAGAAGGAATAACCGTAGCACAATTAGAACAGCCAGGTATTATTTACTGAATCTGGTCGCGCCTGAATCAGGTAAACTAGATCGATTAAATCTGTATCATCGGCTCAAGTCCAATCTGTCGATCTGTCTAATTCCCATTGTCTTCATCTCAACTATGTTAGGATTGGAAGAATCAGATAGACTGCTGCTCATTAAATACCCTGAAATAATTGCTCAGTTTTTTGAACGTCTCAAACTCCAAGACCGAGCAGTAAAAATATAGGATCGTTTAGGAGTATCTGGTACTAGAAGTAGGTGGGTGTAATTAAATATAAAATGATTGTCGTTAGGGAATAGGGAATAAAGTAGCAGCGCAGTACTGGCGGTACGCTAGAGATTTGCCCTCTTGGGAGGTTGGGGCAACCCTGCTGTCTAACGGCGAGTCGTTGAATGTAGAACGTTTCAAGTCTTAGAAATTTCCGTCGGCGTAGCCGACGGAAGGATGTCAACAAACACCCGCTCAAATAATATTGTTGTAACCGTGCAAAATTTAGTAGGAAAATTAAGTTTCCCATGTTATTAATTTATCAAATAAATTTTCAAATAATCGCATACTATCAGCATTACCTCAGCAAGAGTATCAACACTTGCAACATTCTCTTGAACCAGTTGAGCTTTCTCTAGGTGAAATTCTCCTTAAAACTAATCAAAAAATAGAATCGGTATATTTCCCTACTCAAGGAATAGTGTGTTTAGTCTCGACCATGCAAGATGGCTCGACTACAGAAATTGGGGTGATTGGCAAAGAAGGAATGGTCGGGACTCCACAATTTTTAGGAGATGGAGTATTAGGCAGTAGCAGGGCTGAAGTGCAAATGAAAGGTACAGCCTTGCGAATAGATGCCATAGCCCTGCGAATAGAATATGAGCGTAGCGAATCACTCCAAAAACTAATACTGCAATATTCTCTTAGTTTGTTTAATCAGGTGAGTCAATGTGCTGCCTGTAACAATCATCATACCGTCAAACAGCGAACTGCTCGCTGGTTAATCATGCTTGACGATCGCCTTGAAGAAGAAACGTTTTCGTTGACTCAGCAATTACTCTCCAAGATGCTAGGGGTGCGTCGCACGGGAGTGAGCGAAATCGCCAAACAACTTCAACGGCAGGGGATTATTGACTATCATCGGGGTCAGATTAAAATTTTAGACCGGGAAGCTTTAGAAGCGATCGCCTGCGAGTGTTATCAGATTCTAAGCTTACCCCGCCATAGAAGGGCGAGAGTTTAGCTCGTCCCGACTTTGCTCATCTTGCTGCACGAGACAGAGATCGCAAGTCAGAAGTCAGAGGCTTTACGGCGACTTGTCGAGCGTTTTTGCTATTGAGATGGTTTCTATTTGAAATGAATATAGAGTTGGTGCAATTAGGCTAGCTTCAGAAGCTATTGTTTTGTAAACGGTTTAACTTTAAATTCAACGCCTAGTAACTTTCGAGCAAAGTATGTGCGATAGCGGACCGAGTTACCTACAATTATTTACTATTTTAAATTATGAACTCAGTTTGTTAAGTCGCTTTGCTACTAATTTTAATATTCAAAATTCAAAATTATCAATTCAAAATTAAATTTTGAATTGATAATTTTTT
Proteins encoded in this region:
- a CDS encoding glutathione peroxidase, which produces MSNISDIAVKTIDGDEEKFADYKGMVLLIVNVASYCGYTPQYHGLEELNQQYGDRGLRVLGFPCNDFGAQEPGTNAEIADFCETNYGISFELFDKVHAKGSQQHPLYQTLTSSVEPKGDVAWNFEKFLIGKQGEVVARFGSGVTPTSAELIQAIEAELDK
- a CDS encoding glucosamine-6-phosphate deaminase, with protein sequence MPDSTLPFIDTQVTKVKDLSVRISYSANELTNDVAMLAQDYLQSLLEQQATVSIILATGNSQLKFLDAIAKHGRNSIASGNKLDWSRIILFHLDEYLGIAADHPGSFRYYLRSKLEQRVQPRIFNYIEGDALQPLAECSRYANLLQQQAIDLCMLGIGDNGHLAFNEPSVADFNDSQAVKLVRLETKTRQQQVNGGYFANLSDVPSYAYTLTIPTICAAKKIFCLAGGKHKAEVVKQTLTSAIAPSFPATILRTLPQATLFCTVNHINDRDSTSLSEKTEN
- a CDS encoding response regulator, translated to MASKQILIVDDNDDCTALIKFVLESETDWQIATASHGKEAIILANYIRPDAILLDIVMPDLNGLDVYRLLKSALTTCYIPIIFMTAMHPIGEILELQIKDSVKIITKPMNIDQLQYLISEEIRNYSYIIRDCV
- a CDS encoding Crp/Fnr family transcriptional regulator encodes the protein MQHSLEPVELSLGEILLKTNQKIESVYFPTQGIVCLVSTMQDGSTTEIGVIGKEGMVGTPQFLGDGVLGSSRAEVQMKGTALRIDAIALRIEYERSESLQKLILQYSLSLFNQVSQCAACNNHHTVKQRTARWLIMLDDRLEEETFSLTQQLLSKMLGVRRTGVSEIAKQLQRQGIIDYHRGQIKILDREALEAIACECYQILSLPRHRRARV